The proteins below come from a single Vibrio natriegens NBRC 15636 = ATCC 14048 = DSM 759 genomic window:
- the mukF gene encoding chromosome partition protein MukF — MSEMTLDAAEQPIDELVGWVKQQDFSLNLTTERLAFLIAIAVLSNERFDDELGEGELHDAFAIVTRLFDETGEASAFRANNAINEMVKQRLISRFVSEVTDGASIYRLSPLAIGITDYYVRHREFSKLRLSIQLSMVADEMAKAIEAAQKGGTPGHWKKNVYGVLKYSVGEIFDQIDLNQRVMDEQQQSVKQQIADLLNKDWREAINNCEALLSETSSTLRELQDTLQAASDELQTQILDIQELVYGDPELEFIEEALFGLQMKLDRITSWGQQAIDLWIGYDRHVHKFIRTAIDMDKNRAFSSRLRQSIKDYFDMPWYLTYADAERLSDLRDEALVLRDDEVTGQVPMEVEYEEFQQVNDELSERIGDMLKAHKDQGTPIDLSVVLRDYLAQHPFTHHFDLARIIVDQAVRLGYSESDYQAIQPDWKSINEFGAKVQANVIDRY, encoded by the coding sequence ACCTATTGATGAATTGGTTGGCTGGGTTAAGCAGCAAGATTTCTCGTTGAACCTGACCACAGAGCGCTTGGCATTCTTGATTGCCATCGCAGTACTAAGTAATGAAAGGTTTGACGATGAATTGGGTGAAGGTGAACTGCACGATGCGTTCGCTATCGTTACTCGATTATTTGATGAAACGGGGGAAGCATCTGCTTTCAGAGCAAACAATGCCATCAATGAGATGGTTAAGCAGCGTTTGATCAGTCGCTTTGTCAGCGAGGTGACGGATGGGGCGAGTATTTACCGTTTGTCGCCACTGGCGATAGGCATCACGGACTATTACGTCCGTCACCGTGAGTTTTCAAAACTTCGCCTTTCTATTCAGCTGTCTATGGTTGCGGATGAAATGGCGAAAGCAATTGAAGCAGCCCAAAAAGGTGGCACACCGGGTCATTGGAAGAAAAACGTGTATGGAGTACTTAAATATTCCGTAGGCGAGATCTTCGATCAAATCGATCTTAACCAGCGTGTTATGGACGAGCAGCAACAATCTGTAAAACAGCAGATTGCTGACCTGCTGAATAAAGATTGGCGCGAAGCGATTAATAACTGTGAAGCGTTATTGTCAGAAACGTCGAGCACGCTGCGTGAACTTCAAGATACCTTGCAGGCAGCAAGTGATGAGCTGCAAACTCAGATCCTCGATATTCAGGAGCTTGTTTATGGCGATCCTGAGCTTGAGTTTATTGAAGAAGCCCTGTTTGGTCTGCAAATGAAGCTGGACCGAATCACCAGTTGGGGCCAGCAAGCGATCGATCTCTGGATTGGCTACGACCGACACGTACACAAGTTTATCCGTACCGCTATCGATATGGATAAGAACCGTGCGTTCAGTTCTCGATTGCGTCAATCGATTAAAGATTACTTTGATATGCCTTGGTATCTGACTTATGCAGATGCTGAGCGATTATCCGACCTGCGTGACGAAGCTCTGGTACTGCGTGATGACGAGGTAACAGGCCAAGTTCCGATGGAAGTGGAATACGAAGAATTTCAACAAGTCAATGATGAGTTATCAGAGCGTATTGGTGACATGCTAAAAGCCCATAAAGATCAGGGCACACCAATCGACTTGAGCGTAGTACTGCGAGATTACCTTGCACAACACCCATTTACTCATCACTTTGATTTAGCCCGAATTATTGTTGATCAGGCCGTTCGTCTGGGCTATTCAGAATCGGATTATCAAGCCATTCAGCCAGACTGGAAATCAATCAACGAATTTGGGGCAAAGGTACAAGCGAATGTCATCGACCGATACTAA
- the mukE gene encoding chromosome partition protein MukE: MSSTDTNEYMSDKLAKAISNPLFPALDSMLRAGRHISSEDLDNHALLSDFELELSSFYQRYNTELVKAPEGFFYLRPRSTSLIGRSVLSELDMLVGKVLCFLYLSPERLAHEGIFTNQELYDEMLALADENKLMKLVTNRATGSDLDKEKLFEKVRTSLRRLRRLGMIINIGETGKFSISEAVFRFGADVRVGDDMREAQLRLIRDGEAVVHTKEPSQGSLLSEDDQEEQAQEEMTEEGEA; the protein is encoded by the coding sequence ATGTCATCGACCGATACTAATGAATACATGTCAGATAAACTGGCAAAAGCAATTTCTAACCCTCTGTTCCCAGCATTAGACAGCATGCTACGAGCGGGGCGTCATATCTCAAGTGAAGATTTGGACAACCACGCATTGTTGTCGGATTTTGAACTTGAGTTGTCTTCTTTCTACCAGCGTTACAACACTGAGTTGGTGAAAGCACCGGAAGGTTTCTTCTACCTTCGTCCACGCTCTACGTCTTTGATTGGCCGTAGCGTCCTGTCTGAACTGGATATGCTGGTGGGTAAGGTGTTGTGTTTCCTTTACCTGAGCCCGGAGCGTCTGGCTCATGAAGGCATCTTTACCAATCAGGAACTCTACGACGAGATGCTGGCGCTGGCGGATGAAAACAAGTTGATGAAGCTGGTGACCAACCGCGCGACGGGTTCAGACCTTGATAAAGAGAAGCTGTTTGAAAAAGTGCGCACTTCACTGCGTCGTCTGCGTCGTCTAGGTATGATCATCAATATCGGTGAAACCGGTAAATTCAGTATCAGTGAAGCAGTATTCCGTTTTGGTGCCGACGTTCGTGTTGGTGACGATATGCGTGAAGCTCAACTGCGTCTGATCCGTGACGGTGAAGCCGTGGTTCATACCAAAGAACCAAGCCAAGGCAGTCTGTTGTCTGAAGACGATCAAGAAGAACAAGCCCAAGAAGAAATGACAGAAGAGGGTGAAGCATGA
- the mukB gene encoding chromosome partition protein MukB codes for MIERGKYQSLTMVNWNGFFARTFDIDGLVTTLSGGNGAGKSTTMAAFITALIPDQTLLHFRNTTEAGSSQSSRDKGLYGKLQPGACYAALDVVNSRNQRLLFAVKLQQVAGRDKKVDIKPFVIQGLPSHVKPTDVLVESVSATQARVRQINEVKDVISEFEGVQFKAFSSIVDYHAQMFEFGVIPKKLRNSGDRSKFYRLIEASLYGGISSAITRSLRDYLLPQNGGVKKAFQDMESALRENRMTLEAIKTTQADRDLFKHLITESTNYVAADYMRHANDRRNKLEQTLSLRSELFGSRETLIEQNNFLNRVQEELELLIDSESALEQDYQAASDHLQLVQNALRQQEKIERYQEDLEELSERLEEQMMVVEEAQERVMNAEEQATVSEEEVDSLKTQLADYQQALDVQQTRALQYQQAVQALDKAKQLLGDDSLTAESAQALVAELKNKETESTNALLSVKHKLDMSSAAAEQFETALKLVQSIVGQVERKDASEQAKKVIAKARDSQQIAQNEQQWRAQHRDLERSLNQQRQANELVSDYKKQFHVELTDEITFEQERERHAMQIESLELTQEDVREQRSEQRRLEQDSAAEIKKLEAIAPTWIAANDALEKLREQSGVELEDRHAVMSHMQVVLEQEKEQSLAKDKLAERRSQLENEIERLASPGGSNDPRLKGLADTLGGVLLSEIYDDITIDDAPYFSAMYGPARHAIVVSDLSGIEEKLVELDDCPEDLYIIEGDIDAFDDSSFDAEELEGAVCVRMNDRQMRYSRFPEIPLFGRAAREQRLELLRNEREEVVEKHAKAAFDSQKMQRLYQAFNQFVAHHIQVAFEADPEQALAKVREKRNQIARVLADLEAKEQQQRSQLQISKQALSSLDKLAPNMALIEDDTLQARFDELEEKISQLSEAKSFLNQHAKAVTELEKVVSALDADPEQFDALEAEYKAADEQLQELKKQIFALSDLVERRHYFAYSDSVDLLNKSSELSEQLKAKLVQAEQMRTRSREALKQAQGQMNQYNQVLASLKSSHQAKLETVQEFKQELQEFGVNADEGAEERAMRRRDELHERLHSSRSRKSEYERTITSTELEMKGLAKRLKKVQKEYAELRTFVVAAKAGWCSVLRLARENDVERRLHKRELAYMSADELRSMSDKSLGALRLAVANNDDLRDSLRLSEDNSRPERKVLFYIAVYQHLRERIRQDIIRTDDPVEAIEEMEVELARLTEELTQRENRLAISSESAASIIKKTIQREQNRIRMLNQGLSNISFGQVKGVRLNVKIRESHEVLLHGLSSQQEQHKDLFESSRFTFSEAMAKLFQRVNPHIDMGQRSPQVLGEELLDYRNYLELSVEVNRGSEGWLQAESGALSTGEAIGTGQSILLMVVQSWEEESRRLRSKDIIPCRLLFLDEAARLDARSISTLFELCDRLDMQLLIAAPENISPEKGTTYKLVRKVFKDHEHVHVVGLRGFGKTDKPKSEAQEMAEEFES; via the coding sequence ATGATTGAACGCGGTAAATATCAATCGCTGACCATGGTCAACTGGAACGGTTTCTTTGCCCGTACTTTTGATATCGATGGTCTGGTTACGACGCTTTCTGGTGGTAACGGTGCAGGTAAATCAACCACGATGGCGGCGTTTATCACCGCTTTGATTCCTGACCAAACATTACTTCATTTCCGTAACACCACAGAAGCGGGCAGTAGCCAATCGTCTCGCGATAAAGGTTTGTACGGTAAGTTGCAACCAGGCGCGTGTTATGCGGCGCTGGATGTGGTTAACTCACGTAACCAACGTTTACTATTTGCAGTAAAGCTGCAGCAAGTCGCGGGTCGTGATAAGAAAGTAGACATCAAACCGTTTGTTATTCAAGGCCTTCCTAGCCATGTGAAACCGACGGATGTTCTTGTTGAGAGCGTTTCTGCCACACAAGCTCGTGTGCGTCAGATCAACGAAGTTAAAGACGTAATCTCAGAGTTTGAAGGCGTTCAATTTAAAGCCTTTTCATCTATCGTCGATTACCATGCGCAAATGTTTGAGTTCGGTGTGATTCCGAAGAAGCTGCGCAACTCAGGTGACCGCTCAAAATTCTACCGTCTGATTGAAGCATCACTTTACGGTGGTATTTCGAGTGCGATTACTCGCTCGCTGCGTGACTACCTTCTGCCACAAAACGGTGGCGTGAAGAAAGCCTTCCAAGATATGGAATCCGCGCTGCGCGAAAACCGCATGACGTTAGAAGCGATCAAAACCACGCAGGCTGACCGTGACTTATTCAAACATTTGATCACCGAGTCTACCAACTACGTGGCTGCAGACTACATGCGTCACGCCAACGATCGTCGCAACAAGCTAGAACAAACGTTGTCTCTGCGTTCTGAGCTATTTGGCTCTCGCGAGACCTTGATTGAGCAAAATAATTTTCTTAACCGCGTGCAAGAAGAGCTTGAGCTGCTGATTGACTCAGAATCTGCGTTAGAGCAGGACTACCAAGCTGCGTCGGATCACTTGCAACTGGTGCAAAATGCACTTCGTCAGCAAGAGAAGATCGAACGTTACCAGGAAGATCTGGAAGAGCTCAGCGAACGTCTTGAAGAACAGATGATGGTCGTTGAAGAAGCTCAAGAACGCGTGATGAACGCTGAAGAGCAAGCGACCGTTTCTGAAGAAGAAGTCGATAGCCTTAAAACGCAACTTGCTGATTACCAGCAAGCGCTGGACGTTCAGCAAACACGTGCTCTTCAATACCAGCAAGCGGTTCAGGCACTGGATAAAGCGAAGCAGCTACTGGGTGATGACAGCCTAACGGCTGAGTCGGCGCAAGCGTTAGTTGCTGAACTTAAGAACAAAGAAACAGAAAGCACCAATGCGTTACTGTCTGTTAAGCACAAGCTGGACATGTCATCGGCAGCTGCGGAACAGTTCGAAACGGCGCTGAAGCTAGTACAAAGCATCGTTGGCCAAGTTGAGCGTAAAGATGCGTCTGAACAGGCGAAAAAAGTCATCGCTAAAGCGCGTGACTCACAGCAAATCGCACAGAATGAGCAACAGTGGCGAGCACAACATCGCGATCTTGAGCGCAGCTTAAATCAGCAGCGTCAGGCAAATGAGTTGGTGTCCGATTACAAGAAGCAATTCCATGTTGAACTGACCGACGAAATCACCTTCGAGCAGGAGCGTGAGCGTCACGCGATGCAAATTGAATCGCTGGAATTGACGCAAGAAGACGTGCGTGAACAACGCAGCGAACAGCGTCGACTAGAACAGGATTCTGCAGCAGAAATCAAAAAACTTGAAGCCATTGCACCAACGTGGATTGCAGCCAATGATGCATTGGAGAAGCTGCGTGAGCAAAGCGGTGTTGAGCTAGAAGATCGTCATGCAGTAATGAGCCATATGCAGGTGGTTCTTGAGCAAGAGAAAGAACAGTCTCTGGCAAAAGACAAACTGGCTGAACGTCGTTCTCAACTAGAAAATGAAATCGAGCGTCTTGCATCACCGGGTGGTTCTAATGATCCCCGCCTTAAAGGTCTTGCAGATACGCTGGGCGGCGTATTGCTATCTGAAATCTACGACGACATTACCATCGATGACGCGCCATACTTCAGTGCGATGTATGGCCCGGCTCGTCATGCGATTGTGGTTTCAGATTTGTCCGGCATCGAAGAAAAATTGGTTGAGCTGGACGACTGTCCGGAAGATTTGTACATCATTGAAGGCGACATTGATGCCTTTGATGACAGCTCATTCGACGCAGAAGAGCTAGAAGGCGCTGTATGCGTTCGTATGAACGATCGTCAAATGCGTTACTCACGCTTCCCGGAAATCCCACTGTTCGGCCGTGCGGCACGCGAGCAACGTTTAGAGCTACTGCGTAACGAACGTGAAGAAGTGGTTGAGAAGCATGCCAAGGCGGCATTCGACTCGCAGAAAATGCAGCGTTTGTACCAAGCGTTTAACCAGTTTGTGGCTCATCATATTCAGGTTGCGTTTGAAGCTGATCCTGAACAAGCATTGGCAAAGGTACGTGAAAAGCGTAACCAAATCGCACGTGTACTGGCTGATTTGGAAGCAAAAGAACAACAGCAACGTTCTCAGCTTCAAATCAGCAAGCAAGCTCTGTCTTCACTGGACAAACTTGCACCAAACATGGCACTGATTGAAGACGACACACTTCAAGCCCGTTTTGACGAGCTGGAAGAGAAAATCTCGCAACTGTCAGAAGCAAAATCGTTCCTCAACCAACACGCGAAAGCCGTGACTGAGCTTGAGAAAGTTGTTTCAGCACTGGATGCAGACCCAGAGCAGTTTGATGCGCTTGAAGCCGAATACAAGGCGGCTGACGAGCAGCTTCAGGAATTGAAGAAACAAATTTTTGCGTTGTCCGATTTAGTTGAGCGTCGTCACTACTTTGCGTACTCAGATTCGGTCGACCTGCTGAACAAGAGCAGCGAGTTGAGCGAGCAGCTAAAAGCGAAGCTGGTTCAGGCTGAGCAAATGCGTACTCGTTCTCGTGAAGCGCTGAAACAAGCGCAAGGTCAGATGAACCAGTACAACCAAGTATTGGCTTCGCTGAAAAGCTCACACCAAGCGAAACTGGAAACGGTTCAGGAATTCAAGCAGGAGCTGCAAGAATTCGGTGTTAATGCGGATGAAGGCGCAGAAGAGCGTGCAATGCGTCGTCGTGACGAGCTGCACGAGCGTTTACACTCATCACGCAGCCGTAAGAGTGAATACGAGCGCACCATCACTTCGACGGAGCTAGAGATGAAAGGTCTGGCGAAGCGTCTGAAGAAAGTTCAGAAAGAGTACGCTGAGCTTCGCACTTTTGTCGTAGCCGCAAAAGCAGGCTGGTGTTCGGTACTTCGTTTAGCGCGTGAAAACGATGTTGAGCGTCGTCTTCACAAACGCGAACTGGCGTACATGTCTGCTGACGAACTGCGTTCGATGTCGGATAAATCGTTGGGTGCGCTGCGTCTCGCGGTTGCGAACAATGACGACCTGCGTGATTCACTGCGTCTTTCGGAAGATAACTCACGTCCTGAGCGTAAAGTTCTGTTCTACATTGCTGTTTACCAGCATCTTCGCGAGCGTATTCGTCAGGACATCATCCGTACCGATGATCCGGTAGAAGCAATCGAAGAGATGGAAGTGGAACTGGCGCGTCTGACAGAAGAGCTGACTCAACGTGAAAACCGTCTGGCAATCAGTTCTGAGTCTGCAGCAAGCATCATTAAGAAGACGATTCAGCGTGAGCAAAACCGTATTCGTATGCTGAACCAAGGCTTGTCGAACATCTCGTTTGGTCAGGTGAAAGGGGTTCGTTTGAACGTGAAGATCCGCGAAAGCCACGAAGTGCTATTGCATGGTCTTTCTTCTCAGCAGGAGCAACATAAAGACCTGTTTGAGTCTTCACGCTTTACTTTCTCAGAGGCGATGGCGAAGCTGTTCCAACGTGTAAACCCACATATCGATATGGGTCAACGTTCTCCGCAGGTTCTTGGTGAAGAGTTACTTGATTACCGTAACTACCTGGAACTAAGCGTGGAAGTGAACCGTGGTTCAGAGGGTTGGCTACAGGCGGAATCTGGCGCGCTATCTACTGGTGAGGCGATCGGTACTGGTCAGTCAATCCTGCTGATGGTGGTGCAAAGTTGGGAAGAAGAATCACGACGTCTGCGTAGTAAAGACATCATTCCTTGTCGTCTGTTGTTCCTTGATGAGGCTGCGCGTCTGGATGCGAGATCTATCTCGACACTATTCGAACTGTGTGACCGTCTGGATATGCAGCTTCTGATTGCAGCGCCAGAAAACATCAGCCCGGAGAAAGGCACAACCTACAAACTGGTGCGTAAGGTGTTTAAAGATCACGAGCATGTACACGTTGTGGGTCTGCGCGGCTTCGGTAAGACAGATAAGCCGAAGAGCGAAGCTCAGGAAATGGCAGAAGAATTTGAATCTTAA
- a CDS encoding AraC family transcriptional regulator — protein MEYTAVYEPDTQAFGILDLQLLRRYLEPSVSVETLLDGSGISASQLYAPDTHITLTQKLMIFSNALNHSKQPSLGLSMGQQAKFSDFGVLGYAVLSSNTLFDALVMGFKYLRLAGPVLKKKMWVEDNLGYFRAEQLIDLQSMLPFCCEYWFSTIQNLCEEVMQHPFPSKVIRFPYPEPEYSALYKQVFHCDIEFDSERLEWQFDAQSIYQPLPAANPITLQMCLKSCDEMLAKVSGSNGLKDKITQIFIERPGNYPSVETLSAELGMSSRTLSRHLKQENTSYQQILDQVRFHLARHYLASTQISIEDISERVGFSDSANFRHAFRKWSGCSPRQYRQTASIEKTQV, from the coding sequence ATGGAATACACCGCGGTTTATGAGCCAGATACACAAGCTTTCGGCATTTTAGATTTACAGCTACTTAGGCGTTACTTAGAGCCCAGTGTCAGTGTCGAAACGCTACTTGATGGCAGCGGTATCAGTGCTTCTCAGCTTTATGCACCAGATACCCATATCACCCTGACGCAAAAGCTAATGATCTTCAGTAACGCCCTTAACCACTCAAAACAACCAAGTTTAGGGCTTAGTATGGGTCAACAAGCCAAGTTCAGTGATTTTGGGGTACTCGGCTATGCCGTGTTGAGTAGTAACACACTATTTGATGCGTTAGTGATGGGGTTTAAGTATCTGCGTCTCGCGGGGCCCGTTCTGAAAAAGAAGATGTGGGTTGAAGACAACTTAGGTTATTTCCGTGCCGAGCAATTAATTGACCTTCAATCCATGTTGCCATTTTGCTGCGAATACTGGTTTTCCACCATCCAGAACCTATGCGAAGAAGTCATGCAGCACCCATTCCCGTCCAAAGTCATTCGCTTTCCTTATCCTGAGCCTGAGTACAGCGCGTTATATAAACAAGTATTTCATTGTGACATCGAGTTCGATAGCGAGCGATTGGAATGGCAATTTGATGCGCAGAGCATTTACCAACCACTGCCTGCAGCGAACCCCATCACATTACAAATGTGCCTCAAATCTTGCGATGAGATGCTGGCAAAAGTCAGTGGCAGCAACGGCTTAAAAGACAAAATAACCCAGATATTTATTGAGCGTCCGGGTAACTACCCTTCTGTGGAAACGCTGTCAGCCGAGCTGGGAATGTCGTCAAGAACATTAAGTCGTCATCTTAAGCAGGAAAATACCAGCTATCAGCAAATTCTCGATCAAGTCCGCTTTCATCTCGCACGGCATTACCTTGCATCTACCCAAATCAGTATTGAAGATATCTCCGAACGTGTCGGTTTTTCGGACAGTGCAAACTTCCGTCATGCCTTTCGAAAATGGAGTGGCTGTTCGCCAAGGCAATATCGGCAAACCGCTTCTATAGAAAAAACGCAGGTTTAA
- a CDS encoding coniferyl aldehyde dehydrogenase — MNMLAKQDETVNNNQSMNVPENLNSSELATWFAELKTAYQAEPLATLAVRKERLVDLKRQLSRYQNVLAEAMNEDFGGRSHTESIMADVLAPILDINHVLRHLKSWMKPSRRPTEWLFKGNKLEVRYQPKGVVGIICPWNFPIYLSIGPMITALAAGNRCMIKMPPNCPATTKQLRRMLAEIYPDNLVRVVDGTHPEAMEISHLPFDHLVFTGSPKSGRTIMANAAANLTPVTLELGGKSPAIVFEDYDVKKAAARLAHGKGMNSGQICIAPDYAFVPEGKQQEFVEALKAAHQSMYGEIKANQDYTALVDDAQHKRFHDLLNDAKEKGAEITQCLDGGEGRKTPLYIAINLTPDMRICQEEIFGPLLPVHTYQSIEEVIQYITDKPRPLACYLFTNDETQRETVLTQTHSGGVTLNDWGWHVLNHSVPFGGVGNSGIGNYHGEEGFRELSHARSVLQMRDWFPVQLFSPPYGSWVQKLILRVFVGKPDPRLNNKK, encoded by the coding sequence ATGAATATGCTGGCAAAGCAAGATGAGACGGTTAATAACAACCAAAGCATGAACGTGCCTGAAAACCTCAATTCTAGCGAACTGGCTACCTGGTTCGCTGAACTTAAAACCGCCTATCAAGCGGAGCCGCTAGCAACGTTAGCTGTTAGGAAGGAGCGGCTAGTGGATTTAAAAAGGCAACTTTCTCGCTATCAGAATGTTTTAGCGGAAGCAATGAATGAAGACTTTGGCGGACGCAGTCACACAGAATCAATCATGGCTGATGTTCTTGCTCCGATTCTTGATATCAACCATGTGCTCCGTCACCTGAAAAGCTGGATGAAGCCAAGCAGACGACCAACAGAATGGTTGTTTAAAGGCAATAAGCTTGAAGTCCGTTATCAGCCCAAAGGCGTGGTAGGTATTATCTGTCCGTGGAATTTCCCTATTTACCTGTCGATTGGACCAATGATTACCGCATTGGCTGCTGGTAACCGCTGCATGATCAAAATGCCACCCAATTGCCCTGCGACGACAAAACAGCTACGCCGCATGTTAGCGGAGATTTACCCGGATAACTTGGTGCGCGTTGTCGACGGCACGCATCCTGAAGCAATGGAAATATCCCACCTTCCATTTGACCATTTGGTCTTTACCGGATCGCCAAAAAGTGGCAGAACCATCATGGCAAATGCTGCTGCCAATTTAACTCCGGTAACGCTTGAACTAGGTGGTAAATCGCCTGCGATAGTATTTGAAGATTACGATGTTAAAAAAGCGGCGGCACGCCTTGCACACGGCAAGGGGATGAACTCGGGACAAATATGCATCGCCCCGGATTACGCTTTTGTACCGGAGGGTAAACAGCAAGAGTTTGTCGAAGCACTAAAGGCTGCTCACCAATCCATGTATGGCGAGATTAAAGCGAATCAGGACTATACCGCGCTTGTGGATGATGCACAGCATAAGCGATTCCATGACTTACTGAATGATGCAAAAGAAAAGGGCGCTGAGATTACGCAATGTCTGGACGGTGGAGAAGGACGTAAAACGCCGCTCTATATCGCGATCAACCTGACACCAGATATGCGTATTTGTCAGGAAGAGATCTTTGGCCCGTTGCTTCCTGTTCATACCTATCAATCCATTGAAGAAGTAATTCAATACATTACCGACAAACCACGTCCTCTGGCTTGCTACCTGTTTACTAACGATGAGACGCAGCGTGAAACCGTGCTGACACAGACTCATAGTGGTGGCGTCACCTTGAATGACTGGGGCTGGCATGTTCTCAATCACTCGGTGCCGTTTGGCGGGGTAGGTAATTCAGGGATAGGGAATTACCACGGTGAAGAAGGGTTCAGAGAGTTGAGTCATGCACGTTCTGTATTGCAAATGCGAGACTGGTTTCCAGTTCAGCTCTTTTCACCTCCATACGGAAGTTGGGTACAAAAGCTGATACTGCGTGTTTTTGTCGGCAAGCCGGACCCGCGATTAAATAATAAAAAATAG
- a CDS encoding GMC family oxidoreductase, whose protein sequence is MESYDYIIVGGGSAGCVLASRLSEDPEVTVCLLEAGGKDNSAFIQTPVGTVAMLPTKLHNWGFETVPQTGLNGRKGYQPRGKALGGSSSINAMMYSRGNRYDYDLWASLGNTGWSYDECLPYFKKAENNEVHHNEYHGQGGPLNVTDLRSPSKLVERYLSACESIGVPRSADINGAQQFGATYTQVTQRDGERCSAAKAYLTPHLSRTNLTVLTKATTHKVLFEGKRAVGVEYGLKGKRFQIKCNREVILSAGAFGSPQILLLSGIGAKADLDKHNIEQVHELPGVGENLQDHIDLVHSYKCLDKRESFGVSLRMVSEMGKALPQWMNQRSGKMSSNFAEGIGFLYSDDNIDVPDLEFVFVVGVVDDHARKIHLSHGYSSHVTLLRPKSKGTVKLKSADPYAAPLIDPAFLNHPDDISIMIKAWKKQHQMMESQAFDDVRGDNFYPVDADDDHAIEQDIRNRADTQYHPVGTCKMGTADDPLAVVDKHLVVHGVEGLRVVDASIMPTLIGGNTNAPTIMIAEKISDQIKSQYAGYSESETTISKVG, encoded by the coding sequence ATGGAAAGCTACGATTACATTATTGTCGGTGGTGGATCTGCAGGTTGCGTTTTAGCTTCGCGTTTATCTGAAGATCCTGAGGTGACGGTTTGTCTGTTAGAGGCTGGTGGCAAAGACAACAGTGCGTTTATTCAGACCCCTGTCGGCACGGTGGCTATGCTGCCGACCAAGTTACATAACTGGGGTTTTGAAACGGTGCCACAAACCGGATTAAATGGTCGTAAAGGTTATCAACCGAGAGGAAAAGCGTTAGGTGGTTCGAGCTCTATTAATGCCATGATGTACTCGAGAGGGAACAGGTACGATTACGACTTGTGGGCAAGTCTTGGTAATACTGGCTGGAGCTACGACGAATGTTTACCGTATTTCAAAAAAGCGGAAAACAACGAGGTTCACCACAATGAATATCATGGTCAGGGCGGGCCTTTGAATGTTACTGACTTGCGTTCTCCGAGTAAGCTTGTTGAACGATATTTGTCGGCCTGTGAGTCCATCGGAGTTCCCCGCAGTGCAGATATTAATGGCGCACAACAGTTTGGCGCGACTTACACGCAAGTGACTCAACGAGATGGTGAGCGATGCAGCGCAGCAAAAGCGTATCTGACACCACACTTAAGCCGGACAAATCTTACGGTGCTGACCAAAGCCACCACGCATAAGGTTCTGTTTGAAGGAAAGCGTGCGGTTGGCGTCGAATACGGTTTGAAAGGGAAGCGTTTCCAAATTAAATGCAATCGTGAAGTGATTCTATCGGCAGGCGCATTTGGTTCTCCACAGATCTTACTTTTATCGGGTATTGGAGCCAAAGCTGATCTCGATAAGCACAATATTGAGCAAGTTCATGAGCTACCGGGTGTTGGCGAAAACTTACAAGACCATATTGATTTGGTACACAGCTACAAATGCCTTGATAAGAGAGAGTCTTTCGGCGTCTCGCTACGAATGGTTTCTGAAATGGGTAAAGCGTTGCCTCAGTGGATGAACCAGCGTAGTGGCAAAATGAGCAGTAACTTTGCTGAAGGGATTGGCTTTCTTTACTCTGATGACAATATTGATGTGCCTGATTTGGAGTTCGTCTTTGTGGTGGGAGTGGTTGATGATCATGCACGTAAGATCCACCTCAGCCACGGTTATAGCTCTCACGTTACGCTACTAAGGCCAAAAAGTAAGGGTACCGTCAAACTTAAAAGTGCTGACCCTTATGCCGCGCCGCTGATTGACCCTGCTTTTTTAAACCACCCGGATGATATCAGCATCATGATCAAAGCGTGGAAGAAGCAACATCAGATGATGGAAAGTCAGGCATTTGATGACGTTCGAGGAGATAATTTTTATCCAGTTGATGCTGACGATGACCATGCCATTGAGCAGGATATCCGTAACCGGGCTGATACCCAATACCACCCGGTGGGTACGTGTAAAATGGGAACGGCGGATGATCCACTGGCGGTGGTGGATAAGCATTTAGTCGTCCATGGGGTAGAGGGGCTAAGAGTGGTTGACGCATCGATAATGCCAACGCTTATCGGTGGAAATACCAATGCACCTACCATCATGATTGCGGAAAAAATCTCCGATCAAATCAAGTCACAATATGCCGGATATTCTGAGTCTGAAACGACGATATCTAAGGTGGGGTAG